The following are encoded in a window of Thermoanaerobacter ethanolicus JW 200 genomic DNA:
- a CDS encoding GntR family transcriptional regulator — MKIEFDEKIPIYLQIMKAIKQEIATANLKAGDKLPSVREMAEILKVNPNTVQRAYQELEREQITYTQRGMGTFITNDVQKLKSLKKEMAMELVTSFVNEIKNLGFNMDEIIEIVKESLEREVK, encoded by the coding sequence TTGAAAATTGAGTTTGATGAAAAAATACCCATTTACCTTCAAATAATGAAGGCAATAAAACAAGAGATAGCTACAGCAAATTTAAAAGCAGGTGATAAATTGCCTTCTGTCAGAGAAATGGCAGAAATTTTAAAAGTAAATCCCAATACTGTCCAAAGAGCATATCAGGAACTTGAAAGAGAACAAATCACCTATACACAAAGAGGAATGGGAACCTTTATTACAAACGATGTACAAAAACTAAAATCATTAAAAAAAGAAATGGCAATGGAATTAGTCACATCCTTTGTAAATGAAATCAAAAATTTAGGTTTTAACATGGATGAAATAATAGAAATTGTAAAAGAATCCTTAGAAAGGGAGGTTAAGTAA